A genomic segment from Bubalus kerabau isolate K-KA32 ecotype Philippines breed swamp buffalo chromosome 14, PCC_UOA_SB_1v2, whole genome shotgun sequence encodes:
- the LOC129626910 gene encoding 40S ribosomal protein S24-like, which produces MEEHLTEILPSEQMTNQLLQRKQMVIDVFHPGKATVPKTEIWEKLAKMYKTTPDVVFVFGFRTHFGGGKTTGFGMIYNSLDYAKKNEPKHRLARHGLYEKKNTSRKQRKERKNRMKKVRGTAKANVGAGKKK; this is translated from the coding sequence ATGGAAGAGCATTTGACAGAAATTCTACCTTCTGAACAAATGACCAACCAACTGCTTCAGCGGAAACAAATGGTCATCGATGTTTTTCACCCTGGAAAGGCAACAGTACCTAAAACAGAAATTTGGGAAAAACTGGCCAAAATGTACAAGACCACACCAGATGTCGTCTTTGTATTTGGATTCAGAACGCATTTTGGCGGTGGCAAGACAACTGGCTTCGGCATGATTTACAATTCCTTGGATTACGCAAAGAAGAATGAGCCCAAACACAGGCTTGCGAGACATGGCCTATATGAGAAGAAAAATACCTCAAGAAAACAGCGAAAGGAACGCAAGAACAGAATGAAGAAAGTCAGGGGGACTGCAAAGGCCAACGTTGGTGCTGGCAAGAAAAAGTGA